From Drosophila suzukii chromosome 2R, CBGP_Dsuzu_IsoJpt1.0, whole genome shotgun sequence, a single genomic window includes:
- the LOC136116534 gene encoding uncharacterized protein, whose translation MRSQIVLALGLVALVAAAYGATTKSDPSSSTSSTSPSSDPSSTSSSSKSDPSTASSSSTPSSSTSSTSSTPSSSTSSTSSTPSSSNSTSPSSTSSTSTPSSSSTSKTTPTASTTPTASSTTSTDSDTSSSTSSEEVDSLKEKIRRLRRLRRRELRRERRQERQQELRQERQQERRQERQQERRQERRAERRRNRRG comes from the coding sequence ATGCGATCCCAAATAGTCCTAGCCCTCGGCCTTGTGGCTCTCGTGGCGGCTGCCTACGGCGCAACCACTAAATCAGATCCATCCTCGTCGACGTCTTCCACCTCACCGTCATCTGATCCTTCGTCGACATCATCTTCTTCCAAGTCCGATCCAAGCACTGCATCGAGTTCTTCAACTCCTTCGAGTTCGACTTCCTCGACTTCTTCAACACCTTCGAGTTCGACTTCCTCGACTTCTTCAACTCCTTCGAGTTCGAATTCTACAAGTCCCTCCAGCACTTCTTCGACTTCAACTCCTTCCAGTTCCTCTACTTCGAAGACCACACCAACTGCATCAACCACGCCCACTGCTTCCAGTACGACCAGTACAGACAGTGACACGTCTTCCTCGACCTCCAGCGAGGAGGTGGACAGCCTCAAGGAAAAGATTCGCAGGCTTCGCAGGTTGAGGCGCCGTGAGCTACGACGGGAGAGGCGGCAGGAGAGGCAGCAGGAGCTTCGCCAAGAGAGGCAGCAAGAGAGGCGCCAGGAGAGGCAGCAAGAAAGGCGCCAGGAGAGGCGTGCTGAAAGGAGGCGCAACCGTCGGGGATAA
- the LOC108008948 gene encoding uncharacterized protein: protein MLDVVAVLLIALAVVFWFVRTRYSYWTRRGIGNDPARFPVGNMDGFRKTKHFIDIVTPLYEKFKNNGSPFAGFFMMLRPVVLITDLELAKHILIRDFANFEDRGMYHNERDDPLTGHLFRIDGPKWRPLRQKMSPTFSSAKMKYMFPTVCAVGVELGQVCGELADNAMCGIIEIGDLMARYTSDVIGRCAFGVECNGLRNPEAEFATMGRRAFSERRHCKLIDGFIESFPDLARLLRMRQIHQDITDFYVGIVRETVKQREEQGIVRNDFMNLLIEMKQRGELTIEEMAAQAFIFFVAGFDTSASTLGFTLYELAKQPELQVRLRKEIDEALKLHQGEFTYDSMQELRYMELVIAETLRKYPILPQLTRISRHLYAAKGDRHFYIEPDQMILIPVYGIHHDPALYPEPHKFIPERFLADQLAQRPTASWLPFGDGPRNCIGMRFGKMQTTIGLVNLLRNFHFSVCPRTDPKIEFVKSNILLCPANGIYLKVQKLSQLGRAEREREMSLLLSLIVVIVSLILFVARRRHGYWKRRGIPHDEPHPLFGNIKDWPNKRHIAKIFRDYYFKYKDSGNPFAGFFFFFTRTAVVTDLELVKRVMIKDFNHFENRGVFYNEIDDPLSATLFSIEGQKWRHLRHKLTPTFTSGKMKNMFPIVVKVGDEMDKIFSDKTELGQSPVLEVVDLVARYTADVIGNCAFGLNCNSLHDPKAEFVTIGKRAITEHRYGNMLDIFLFGFPKLSRRLRLKLNIQEAEDFYTRIVRETIDYRLKTNEKRNDFMDSLIEMYKNEQSGNSEDGLTFNELLAQAFIFFVAGFETSSTTMGFALYELALNQDVQDRLREEITNVLGKHNNEFTYEGIKEMKYLEQVVMETLRKYPVLAHLTRMTETDFSPEDPKYFIAKGTIVVIPALGIHYDPEIYPDPEKFEPERFTDEEIAARSSCTWLPFGEGPRNCIGLRFGLMQTCVGLAYLIRGYKFSVAPETQIPMKIVERNILISAENGIHLKVEKLQH, encoded by the exons ATGAGAAGTTTAAGAACAATGGATCACCCTTCGCGGGGTTTTTTATGATGCTACGACCCGTGGTTTTAATCACCGATCTTGAGCTGGCCAAGCATATTCTCATACGGGATTTCGCCAACTTTGAGGATCGCGGAATGTATCATAATGAGCGCGATGATCCTCTGACTGGGCATCTTTTCCGCATCGATGGACCCAAGTGGCGACCTTTGCGACAGAAGATGTCCCCCACTTTCAGTTCCGCCAAGATGAAGTACATGTTTCCCACCGTTTGCGCTGTGGGCGTGGAGCTTGGCCAGGTGTGCGGCGAGTTGGCGGATAATGCCATGTGCGGCATCATAGAGATCGGGGATCTGATGGCCCGCTACACTTCCGATGTCATAGGGCGATGTGCCTTTGGCGTGGAATGCAATGGCCTCCGGAATCCCGAGGCCGAGTTCGCCACAATGGGCAGGAGAGCCTTTTCGGAGCGCCGTCATTGCAAGCTTATTGATGGGTTTATCGAGAGTTTCCCCGATTTGGCCCGACTGCTGCGCATGCGCCAGATCCATCAGGACATTACGGATTTCTATGTGGGCATCGTCAGGGAAACTGTGAAGCAGAGGGAGGAGCAGGGCATCGTGAGGAACGACTTTATGAACCTGCTGATCGAAATGAAGCAGAGGGGCGAGCTCACCATCGAGGAAATGGCCGCCCaggcttttattttttttgtagctGGCTTCGACACCTCCGCTTCGACCCTGGGATTTACCCTTTACGAGTTGGCCAAACAGCCGGAATTGCAGGTGAGGCTGCGCAAAGAAATCGATGAGGCCCTAAAATTACATCAGGGGGAATTCACCTATGATTCTATGCAGGAGCTTCGCTACATGGAACTGGTCATTGCAG AAACTCTTCGAAAATATCCAATACTACCACAGTTAACTCGGATCTCCAGGCATTTATATGCCGCCAAGGGCGACCGTCATTTTTACATTGAGCCCGATCAGATGATACTTATTCCGGTCTATGGTATCCATCATGATCCCGCCCTATATCCAGAGCCCCACAAGTTCATACCGGAGCGGTTTTTGGCCGATCAGCTGGCCCAGCGACCCACCGCCTCTTGGCTGCCCTTCGGCGATGGACCCAGAAACTGCATTGGTATGAGATTTGGCAAAATGCAGACGACCATTGGCCTGGTCAACCTGCTCCGGAACTTTCACTTCAGCGTCTGTCCGCGTACTGACCCGAAAATCGAGTTTGTGAAGTCAAATATTCTACTGTGCCCAGCTAATGGCATTTACCTGAAGGTTCAAAAGCTAAGCCAGCTGGGGAGA GCGGAACGTGAACGAGAAATGTCGCTGTTACTGTCGCTGATCGTGGTCATAGTGTCGCTGATTTTGTTTGTGGCCCGTCGACGTCATGGATATTGGAAGCGGAGGGGTATTCCGCACGATGAGCCTCACCCACTTTTCGGAAACATCAAGGACTGGCCCAATAAACGTCACATAGCCAAGATATTTCGGGACTACTACTTCAAGTACAAAGATTCGGGTAACCCATTCGCTGggtttttcttcttttttacCCGGACGGCTGTGGTCACCGACTTGGAACTGGTCAAGAGAGTGATGATCAAGGACTTTAATCACTTCGAGAATCGGGGAGTTTTCTACAATGAGATCGATGATCCGCTTTCGGCTACTTTGTTCAGCATTGAAGGTCAAAAGTGGCGTCATTTAAGGCATAAGCTTACGCCCACTTTTACGTCCGGCAAAATGAAGAACATGTTCCCGATAGTTGTGAAAGTTGGAGATGAAATGGATAAGATCTTCAGTGATAAAACTGAATTAGGTCAAAGTCCAGTTTTGGAGGTTGTTGATTTGGTGGCACGGTATACAGCTGACGTAATAGGCAACTGCGCGTTCGGTCTCAATTGCAACAGTTTGCACGATCCTAAGGCAGAATTTGTGACAATTGGCAAGCGGGCGATCACCGAACATCGCTATGGAAATATGCTGGATATATTTCTATTCGGATTTCCCAAGTTATCTCGTCGCTTGCGCCTAAAATTGAACATCCAGGAGGCAGAGGACTTTTACACCAGGATCGTAAGGGAAACAATTGACTATCGATTGAAGACCAACGAGAAGCGAAACGACTTTATGGACAGTCTGATAGAGATGTATAAGAATGAGCAGTCGGGCAACTCGGAGGATGGTCTTACCTTTAACGAGCTATTGGCCcaagcttttattttttttgtggctGGCTTCGAGACGAGTTCTACGACCATGGGATTCGCCCTCTACGAACTGGCCCTCAATCAGGATGTTCAGGATAGACTCAGGGAGGAGATTACAAATGTTCTGGGCAAGCACAACAACGAGTTCACCTACGAGGGAATCAAAGAGATGAAGTATCTGGAGCAGGTTGTTATGG AAACCCTCCGCAAGTATCCAGTTTTGGCTCATCTTACGAGAATGACCGAGACAGATTTTTCACCTGAAGATCCAAAGTACTTTATTGCCAAGGGCACTATAGTTGTGATTCCAGCTCTTGGCATCCATTATGATCCAGAAATATATCCCGATCCCGAGAAATTTGAGCCAGAACGCTTCACTGACGAGGAAATCGCTGCGAGATCATCGTGCACTTGGCTTCCATTTGGCGAAGGTCCCCGAAACTGCATTGGTCTTCGATTCGGTTTGATGCAAACCTGTGTGGGATTGGCCTACCTGATTAGAGGCTATAAGTTTAGTGTCGCTCCGGAGACGCAAATACCTATGAAGATTGTCGAGAGAAACATTCTTATATCCGCCGAAAATGGGATCCATCTGAAAGTGGAGAAGCTTCAACATTAA
- the LOC108008949 gene encoding probable cytochrome P450 6a23, with product MSLLLSLIALLISLLLFAARRSHGYWQRRGIPHDVPHPLFGNMKNWQKKKTIAQIFRDYYIKHKDSDYPFAGFYFFFQRNAVITDLDLVKRVLIKDFNHFENRGVFYNEIDDPLTGNLFSIEGQKWRHLRHKLTPTFTSGKMKHMFPIVVKVGEEMEKIFSDKTTLGQGQVLEIVDIVARYTADVIGNCAFGLNCNSLQDPKAEFVTIGKRAVNERRFGGLLDFLFFGFPILSRRLRLKINVQEVEDFYSRIVRETIDYRLKTKERRNDFMDSLIDMYQKEQGGNAEDGLSFNEVLAQAFIFFLAGFETSSTTMGFALYELAGNQDVQDKVRKEINNVIEKHNNEITYEGIKEMKYLEQVVMETLRKYPVLAHLTRMTESDFSPEDPKYFIAKGTMVVIPSLGIHYDPEIYPEPEKFKPERFTDEAIAARPACTWLPFGEGPRNCIGLRFGLMQTCVGLAYLIRGYTFSFAPETEEHIHFILSSVLLSAKNGIHLKVEKILK from the exons ATGTCGCTGCTGCTGTCGTTGATTGCGCTTTTAATATCTCTGCTTTTATTCGCCGCACGAAGAAGTCATGGATATTGGCAAAGGAGAGGTATTCCCCACGATGTGCCTCATCCTCTTTTTGGAAATATGAAAAACTGGCAGAAGAAAAAAACGATCGCCCAGATCTTTCGGGACTACTACATAAAACACAAGGACTCGGATTATCCATTCGcaggtttttatttctttttccaACGAAACGCTGTGATCACCGATTTGGATCTGGTTAAAAGAGTACTGATCAAGGACTTTAACCACTTTGAGAATCGGGGAGTTTTCTATAATGAGATCGATGATCCACTTACGGGTAATTTGTTCAGCATTGAAGGCCAGAAATGGCGTCACTTAAGGCATAAACTAACGCCCACTTTTACGTCCGGCAAAATGAAGCACATGTTTCCCATTGTTGTAAAGGTTGGAGAGGAAATGGAGAAGATCTTCAGCGACAAAACTACCTTAGGTCAAGGTCAAGTTCTTGAAATTGTGGATATAGTGGCCCGATATACAGCTGATGTGATCGGCAATTGCGCATTCGGACTGAATTGCAATAGTTTACAAGATCCCAAAGCCGAGTTTGTGACAATTGGCAAGCGTGCAGTCAACGAACGTCGATTTGGGGGTTTACTGGATTTCTTATTTTTCGGTTTTCCAATTTTATCCCGCCGTTTGCGTCTTAAAATAAACGTTCAGGAAGTGGAGGACTTTTATTCTAGAATCGTAAGAGAAACAATCGACTACCGATTGAAGACCAAGGAGAGGCGAAATGACTTTATGGACAGTTTAATCGATATGTACCAGAAAGAACAGGGTGGAAACGCTGAGGACGGCCTATCCTTCAATGAGGTTTTGGCCCAAGcctttattttctttttggctGGGTTCGAGACGAGCTCTACGACCATGGGATTCGCCCTCTATGAACTGGCCGGCAACCAAGATGTTCAGGATAAAGTCAGAAAGGAGATTAATAATGTTATAGAAAAGCACAACAACGAGATCACCTACGAGGGAATCAAGGAGATGAAGTATTTGGAGCAGGTCGTCATGG AAACCCTCCGCAAGTATCCAGTACTGGCACATCTGACGAGAATGACCGAGTCGGACTTTTCACCCGAGGATCCCAAGTACTTTATTGCCAAGGGCACTATGGTTGTGATCCCATCTCTGGGAATTCATTATGATCCAGAAATATATCCGGAACCTGAAAAATTTAAGCCAGAGCGATTTACGGACGAGGCAATCGCTGCGAGACCCGCGTGCACCTGGCTTCCATTTGGAGAAGGTCCTCGGAACTGCATTGGTCTTCGATTCGGGTTGATGCAAACTTGCGTGGGATTGGCTTACCTAATCAGGGGTTATACGTTTAGTTTCGCCCCTGAGACGGAAGAacatattcattttattttgagCAGCGTCCTTCTGTCAGCTAAAAATGGAATTCATCTTAAAGTGGAAAAGATTTTGAAATGA
- the LOC139352479 gene encoding uncharacterized protein: MTSIFLCPSRRLNLRSLRSFSLRSSTSVEVEEDVSLSLEVEEVLVVLDEVGVLDAVGVVVEVVGEVEAVLGLVEVVGDVEEVEGVEEVLGDFEEGDVEEGDVEEGDVEEGDVEEGDVEEGDVEEGEDEVGSDAVVAPSRRLNLRSLRIFSLRVSTSSLEVEEDVSLSVLVVLEEVGVDDVVGVVGEVEELEGVEVEEVLEGLVEFEVEGVEEVEEVELDGVEEVEEVELAGVEDVEEVELEGVEELDAVLGSDVEEDDVDEGSDDGEVEDVDEDGSDVVVAP; this comes from the exons ATGACTTCCATTTTtctctgtcc CTCACGGCGCCTCAACCTGCGAAGCCTGCGAAGCTTTTCCTTGAGGTCGTCAACCTCGGTGGAGGTCGAAGAAGACGTGTCGCTGTCTTTAGAGGTGGAGGAGGTACTGGTTGTGCTGGACGAAGTGGGTGTGCTTGATGCAGTTGGAGTTGTCGTCGAAGTCGTTGGTGAAGTCGAAGCAGTGCTAGGACTCGTCGAAGTGGTCGGGGACGTGGAGGAAGTCGAAGGTGTTGAAGAAGTGCTTGGAGACTTCGAAGAAGGTGACGTTGAGGAAGGTGACGTCGAGGAAGGAGACGTCGAGGAAGGAGACGTCGAGGAAGGAGACGTCGAGGAAGGAGACGTCGAGGAAGGGGAAGATGAGGTTGGATCTGATGCAGTGGTTGCGCC CTCACGGCGCCTCAACCTGCGAAGCCTGCGAATCTTTTCCTTGAGGGTGTCCACCTCTTCGCTGGAGGTCGAGGAAGACGTGTCACTGTCTGTACTGGTCGTACTGGAAGAAGTGGGTGTGGATGATGTAGTTGGAGTGGTGGGCGAAGTAGAGGAACTGGAAGGAGTTGAAGTCGAAGAAGTGCTGGAGGGACTTGTAGAATTCGAGGTCGAAGGTGTTGAAGAAGTCGAGGAAGTCGAACTCGATGGGGTTGAAGAAGTCGAGGAAGTCGAACTCGCAGGAGTTGAAGACGTCGAGGAAGTCGAACTCGAAGGAGTTGAAGAACTCGATGCAGTGCTTGGATCGGACGTGGAAGAAGATGATGTCGACGAAGGATCAGATGACGGTGAGGTGGAAGACGTCGACGAGGATGGATCTGATGTAGTGGTTGCACCGTAG
- the Cyp6a23 gene encoding probable cytochrome P450 6a23, protein MSLLLSLVALLVSLLLFVARRRHGYWQRRGIPHDVPHPLYGNIKDWPKKRHIAKIFRDYYLKYKGSDYPFAGFFFFFTRTAVITNLELVKRVLIKDFNHFENRGVFYNEIDDPLSATVFSIEGQKWRHLRHKLTPTFTSGKMKNMFPIVVKVGEEMEKIFSGKTTSGQGQVLEIVDLVARYTADVIGNCAFGLNCNSLNNPRADFVTIGKRAITDRRYGGMLDFFLFGFPKLSRRLRLKLNVQEVEDFYTKIVRDTIDYRLKTKEKRHDFMDSLIEMYQKEQAGNSEDGLTFNELLAQAFIFFVAGFETSSTTMGFALYELARNQDVQDRLREEITNVLGKHNNEFTYEGIKEMKYLEQVVMETLRKYPVLAHLTRMTETDFSPEDSKYFIAKGTIVVIPALGIHYDSEIYPEPEKFKPERFTEEAIAARPACTWLPFGEGPRNCIGLRFGLMQTCVGLAYLIRGYKFSVAPETQIPMKVVVKSILLSAENGILLRVEKLSK, encoded by the exons ATGTCGCTGTTGCTGTCGCTAGTCGCGCTTTTGGTGTCGCTGCTTTTGTTCGTGGCCCGCCGACGTCATGGATATTGGCAGAGGAGGGGTATTCCGCACGATGTGCCCCATCCACTTTACGGGAATATCAAGGACTGGCCCAAGAAGCGACACATCGCGAAGATTTTCCGGGACTACTACTTGAAGTACAAGGGCTCGGACTATCCATTCGCtggcttcttcttctttttcaccagaACTGCTGTAATTACAAACTTGGAATTGGTTAAGAGAGTGTTGATCAAGGACTTTAATCACTTTGAGAATCGGGGTGTTTTTTACAATGAGATCGATGATCCACTCTCGGCTACCGTGTTCAGCATTGAAGGCCAAAAGTGGCGACACTTAAGGCATAAACTAACGCCCACTTTTACGTCCGGCAAAATGAAGAACATGTTTCCTATTGTTGTAAAGGTTGGTGAGGAAATGGAGAAGATCTTCAGTGGTAAAACTACCTCAGGTCAAGGCCAAGTTCTTGAAATTGTGGATCTAGTGGCCCGCTATACAGCTGATGTAATCGGGAACTGCGCGTTCGGCCTTAATTGCAACAGTCTTAACAACCCAAGGGCGGACTTTGTAACCATTGGCAAACGGGCGATCACCGATCGTCGCTATGGAGGAATGCTCGATTTCTTTCTATTTGGTTTCCCAAAGTTATCTCGCCGCTTGCGCCTCAAATTGAATGTTCAGGAAGTGGAGGACTTTTACACTAAAATTGTAAGAGATACAATCGACTACCGATTGAAGACCAAAGAGAAGAGGCATGACTTTATGGACAGCTTAATCGAAATGTACCAGAAAGAGCAGGCTGGAAACTCGGAGGATGGTCTTACCTTCAACGAGCTACTAGCCcaagcttttattttctttgtgGCTGGCTTCGAGACAAGTTCTACGACCATGGGATTCGCCCTATACGAACTGGCCCGCAATCAGGATGTTCAGGATAGACTTAGGGAGGAGATTACAAATGTTCTGGGCAAGCACAACAACGAGTTCACCTACGAGGGAATCAAAGAGATGAAGTATCTGGAGCAGGTTGTTATGG AGACCCTTCGCAAGTATCCAGTTTTGGCTCATCTTACGAGAATGACTGAGACAGACTTTTCACCGGAAGATTCAAAGTACTTTATTGCCAAGGGCACTATAGTTGTGATTCCAGCTCTTGGCATTCATTATGATTCAGAAATATATCCCGAACCCGAGAAATTTAAGCCGGAGCGTTTTACGGAGGAGGCAATCGCTGCGAGACCCGCGTGCACCTGGCTTCCATTTGGGGAAGGACCCCGTAACTGCATTGGTCTTCGATTTGGGTTGATGCAAACCTGCGTGGGACTGGCCTACCTGATTAGAGGCTATAAGTTTAGTGTCGCCCCGGAGACGCAGATACCCATGAAGGTTGTCGTGAAGAGCATTCTTCTGTCTGCGGAGAATGGAATTCTCCTTAGAGTTGAGAAGCTTTCGAAATGA